In Desulfonatronospira thiodismutans ASO3-1, a single window of DNA contains:
- a CDS encoding CopG family antitoxin: MQTDKNNKNVSIYEASEFWDEHDFGEFDDVEETYEIQFSLKKKKYVGIDQDLYDCIKNKARELQKPEEALINEWLSEKAGM, encoded by the coding sequence ATGCAAACAGATAAGAACAATAAAAATGTATCTATCTATGAAGCTTCTGAATTTTGGGATGAACACGATTTTGGCGAATTCGACGATGTCGAGGAGACTTATGAAATCCAGTTTTCTTTAAAGAAAAAGAAATACGTTGGAATCGACCAGGATTTATATGACTGTATCAAAAATAAAGCCAGGGAATTACAAAAACCTGAAGAGGCACTCATCAATGAATGGCTGTCAGAAAAAGCCGGCATGTGA